Proteins co-encoded in one Populus trichocarpa isolate Nisqually-1 chromosome 10, P.trichocarpa_v4.1, whole genome shotgun sequence genomic window:
- the LOC7455507 gene encoding sphingoid long-chain bases kinase 1 isoform X1 yields MPFIVVKIGLLPPPPPYRFQLIGVINPLSCCVSFFITQRRDMHQGKSGSFVSRNNPGINSNATTAPANNTNKSQRRLSLCSQIATHSSPIVFPEKQKRSKKLKAASSNSRSSTEAVADDPFPFNQPKIDEHRIDIGGGAAAGGDENSDLLGYAVLSGKLILDKRNTSSSSSYHTSTTKDQADVTNQQAVDAKLTSKALVWGSHMLHLEHVISVSYNVGLRHFTVHSYPIKKSSCGLSCFMKPKRTRRDYRFLAASVEEALQWVGGFADQQCFINCLPHPLASSKKQASSELLPTDPPPELLFKCKSPPKMLVILNPRSGRGRSTKVFHGIVEPIFKLAGFKLEVVKTTSAGHAKKLASTVDISTCPDGIICVGGDGIINEVLNGLLIRDNQKEGISIPIGIIPAGSDNSLIWTVLGVRDPISAAISIVKGGLTATDVFAVEWIQSGVIHFGMTVSYYGFVSDVLELSEKYQKRFGPLRYFVAGFLKFLCLPKYSYEVEYLPASREDRDGKQSAERDIVDMSDLYTDVMRRSNKDGIPRASSLSSIDSIMTPSRMSGGDLDTTCSSTRASTEPSEYVRGLDPKAKRLSSGRTNVMAEPEVIHPQLPLSTTPNWPRTRSKSRADKGWTGLTATHDPSRCSWGNAAPNDREDISSTLSDPGPIWDAEPKWDTEPNWDVENPIELPGPSDDIEAGMKKEVIPRFEDKWEFRKGQFLGIMVCNHACRTVQSSQVVAPRAEHDDNTMDMLLVHGSGRLRLLRFFLLLQMGRHLSLPYVEYIKVKSVKIKAGKHTHNGCGIDGELFQLNGQVISSLLPEQCRLIGRSPNHPM; encoded by the exons ATGCCGTttattgttgtcaaaattggattgttaccaccaccaccaccgtaTCGCTTCCAGCTCAT AGGTGTCATCAATCCCCTGTCTTGCTgtgtgtctttttttattacacaACGCAGAGACATGCACCAGGGTAAGAGTGGGAGTTTTGTGTCCAGGAATAATCCGGGTATTAATTCCAACGCTACTACTGCTCCTGCTAACAACACTAATAAATCTCAGAGGAGATTGAGCTTGTGCTCTCAAATAGCCACGCACTCTTCCCCAATTGTTTTCCCTGAGAAACAGAAACGCAGCAAGAAGCTCAAGGCTGCCTCTTCCAATTCCAGGAGTAGTACTGAGGCCGTTGCTGATGACCCGTTTCCATTCAACCAACCCAAGATTGATGAGCACAGAATAGACATAGGTGGAGGAGCAGCTGCAGGAGGAGATGAAAACTCCGATTTGTTAGGCTATGCTGTCTTATCTGGGAAACTCATTTTGGATAAAAGAAAcacctcttcctcttcctcctaTCATACCAGTACTACGAAAGATCAAGCTGACGTCACCAACCAACAAGCAGTTGATGCTAAGCTTACAAGCAAAGCTTTAGTTTGGGGTTCTCATATGCTCCATCTTGAGCATGTCATCTCG GTATCATACAATGTTGGTCTCAGACATTTTACAGTGCATTCTTATCCCATAAAAAAGAGCTCTTGTGGGCTGTCTTGCTTTATGAAGCCTAAAAGAACTCGCAGAGACTACCGTTTCTTGGCTGCTAGCGTGGAAGAGGCCCTTCAATGGGTTGGTGGATTTGCTGATCAGCAATGCTTTATTAATTGTTTGCCCCATCCCTTGGCTTCATCGAAGAAGCAAGCTTCTTCTGAGTTACTTCCCACTGACCCCCCGCCTGAACTGCTCTTCAAGTGCAAGAGCCCTCCCAAAATGCTGGTCATATTAAATCCACGCTCGGGGCGCGGTCGTTCAACTAAAGTTTTCCATGGAATTGTGGAACCAATATTTAAg CTAGCGGGGTTCAAATTGGAGGTAGTCAAAACAACGTCTGCTGGCCATGCTAAAAAGCTTGCTTCAACTGTTGATATCAGCACTTGTCCTGATG GAATTATATGCGTTGGTGGTGATGGAATAATTAATGAG GTTCTAAATGGTCTGCTTATTAGGGATAACCAGAAAGAAGGAATTTCGATACCAATTGGAATTATACCTGCTGGTTCAGATAATTCACTTATTTGGACTGTTCTAGGGGTTAGAGATCCAATTTCGGCTGCCATATCTATTGTgaag GGGGGTCTCACTGCTACAGATGTTTTTGCTGTCGAGTGGATACAGTCTGGTGTTATACACTTTGGAATGACAGTCTCATATTATGGCTTTGTCAGTGATG TGTTGGAACTTTCTGAGAAATATCAGAAACGCTTTGGTCCATTGCGATATTTTGTTGCTGGATTTCTCAAGTTCTTATGCTTGCCAAAGTACAGCTATGAAGTGGAATATCTTCCTGCATCAAGAGAGGACAGGGATGGAAAACAGTCAGCTGAGAGAGACATAGTTGACATGTCAGACTTGTACACTGATGTGATGAGGAGATCTAACAAAGATGGCATACCCAGAGCCTCTAGTTTATCAAGTATCGACTCAATAATGACTCCAAGTCGAATGTCTGGAGGGGACTTGGATACAACCTGCAGTAGCACTCGTGCTAGCACTGAACCATCTGAGTATGTGCGTGGCTTAGATCCAAAAGCAAAACGCCTGTCATCAGGGAGGACAAATGTTATGGCAGAGCCAGAAGTTATTCATCCACAATTACCACTGTCAACAACTCCAAACTGGCCAAGGACTAGGTCAAAGTCGAGGGCCGATAAAGGATGGACAGGATTGACTGCTACACATGATCCTTCTCGATGTTCCTGGGGAAATGCCGCACCAAATGATAGAGAGGATATATCTTCAACATTATCTGATCCTGGTCCAATTTGGGATGCTGAACCAAAGTGGGATACTGAACCTAATTGGGATGTTGAAAATCCTATTGAATTGCCAGGGCCATCAGATGATATAGAAGCAGGAATGAAAAAGGAAGTCATTCCTAGGTTTGAGGATAAATGGGAATTTAGAAAGGGACAATTTCTTGGTATCATGGTTTGCAATCATGCTTGCAGAACTGTTCAGAGTTCTCAGGTGGTAGCACCGAGGGCTGAGCATGATGACAACACCATGGATATGCTCTTGGTTCATGGTAGTGGGCGACTGAGGCTACTGAGATTTTTCTTGCTATTGCAGATGGGTCGACATCTTTCTCTCCCATATGTTGAATATATTAAG GTAAAATCTGTGAAGATAAAAGCGGGGAAGCACACACACAATGGTTGTGGAATTGATGGTGAGCTCTTTCAACTTAATGGGCAGGTAATATCTTCTTTGCTGCCAGAGCAGTGCAGACTCATTGGCCGGTCCCCAAACCATCCCA
- the LOC7455507 gene encoding sphingoid long-chain bases kinase 1 isoform X3: MPFIVVKIGLLPPPPPYRFQLMNNPGINSNATTAPANNTNKSQRRLSLCSQIATHSSPIVFPEKQKRSKKLKAASSNSRSSTEAVADDPFPFNQPKIDEHRIDIGGGAAAGGDENSDLLGYAVLSGKLILDKRNTSSSSSYHTSTTKDQADVTNQQAVDAKLTSKALVWGSHMLHLEHVISVSYNVGLRHFTVHSYPIKKSSCGLSCFMKPKRTRRDYRFLAASVEEALQWVGGFADQQCFINCLPHPLASSKKQASSELLPTDPPPELLFKCKSPPKMLVILNPRSGRGRSTKVFHGIVEPIFKLAGFKLEVVKTTSAGHAKKLASTVDISTCPDGIICVGGDGIINEVLNGLLIRDNQKEGISIPIGIIPAGSDNSLIWTVLGVRDPISAAISIVKGGLTATDVFAVEWIQSGVIHFGMTVSYYGFVSDVLELSEKYQKRFGPLRYFVAGFLKFLCLPKYSYEVEYLPASREDRDGKQSAERDIVDMSDLYTDVMRRSNKDGIPRASSLSSIDSIMTPSRMSGGDLDTTCSSTRASTEPSEYVRGLDPKAKRLSSGRTNVMAEPEVIHPQLPLSTTPNWPRTRSKSRADKGWTGLTATHDPSRCSWGNAAPNDREDISSTLSDPGPIWDAEPKWDTEPNWDVENPIELPGPSDDIEAGMKKEVIPRFEDKWEFRKGQFLGIMVCNHACRTVQSSQVVAPRAEHDDNTMDMLLVHGSGRLRLLRFFLLLQMGRHLSLPYVEYIKVKSVKIKAGKHTHNGCGIDGELFQLNGQVISSLLPEQCRLIGRSPNHPM; encoded by the exons ATGCCGTttattgttgtcaaaattggattgttaccaccaccaccaccgtaTCGCTTCCAGCTCAT GAATAATCCGGGTATTAATTCCAACGCTACTACTGCTCCTGCTAACAACACTAATAAATCTCAGAGGAGATTGAGCTTGTGCTCTCAAATAGCCACGCACTCTTCCCCAATTGTTTTCCCTGAGAAACAGAAACGCAGCAAGAAGCTCAAGGCTGCCTCTTCCAATTCCAGGAGTAGTACTGAGGCCGTTGCTGATGACCCGTTTCCATTCAACCAACCCAAGATTGATGAGCACAGAATAGACATAGGTGGAGGAGCAGCTGCAGGAGGAGATGAAAACTCCGATTTGTTAGGCTATGCTGTCTTATCTGGGAAACTCATTTTGGATAAAAGAAAcacctcttcctcttcctcctaTCATACCAGTACTACGAAAGATCAAGCTGACGTCACCAACCAACAAGCAGTTGATGCTAAGCTTACAAGCAAAGCTTTAGTTTGGGGTTCTCATATGCTCCATCTTGAGCATGTCATCTCG GTATCATACAATGTTGGTCTCAGACATTTTACAGTGCATTCTTATCCCATAAAAAAGAGCTCTTGTGGGCTGTCTTGCTTTATGAAGCCTAAAAGAACTCGCAGAGACTACCGTTTCTTGGCTGCTAGCGTGGAAGAGGCCCTTCAATGGGTTGGTGGATTTGCTGATCAGCAATGCTTTATTAATTGTTTGCCCCATCCCTTGGCTTCATCGAAGAAGCAAGCTTCTTCTGAGTTACTTCCCACTGACCCCCCGCCTGAACTGCTCTTCAAGTGCAAGAGCCCTCCCAAAATGCTGGTCATATTAAATCCACGCTCGGGGCGCGGTCGTTCAACTAAAGTTTTCCATGGAATTGTGGAACCAATATTTAAg CTAGCGGGGTTCAAATTGGAGGTAGTCAAAACAACGTCTGCTGGCCATGCTAAAAAGCTTGCTTCAACTGTTGATATCAGCACTTGTCCTGATG GAATTATATGCGTTGGTGGTGATGGAATAATTAATGAG GTTCTAAATGGTCTGCTTATTAGGGATAACCAGAAAGAAGGAATTTCGATACCAATTGGAATTATACCTGCTGGTTCAGATAATTCACTTATTTGGACTGTTCTAGGGGTTAGAGATCCAATTTCGGCTGCCATATCTATTGTgaag GGGGGTCTCACTGCTACAGATGTTTTTGCTGTCGAGTGGATACAGTCTGGTGTTATACACTTTGGAATGACAGTCTCATATTATGGCTTTGTCAGTGATG TGTTGGAACTTTCTGAGAAATATCAGAAACGCTTTGGTCCATTGCGATATTTTGTTGCTGGATTTCTCAAGTTCTTATGCTTGCCAAAGTACAGCTATGAAGTGGAATATCTTCCTGCATCAAGAGAGGACAGGGATGGAAAACAGTCAGCTGAGAGAGACATAGTTGACATGTCAGACTTGTACACTGATGTGATGAGGAGATCTAACAAAGATGGCATACCCAGAGCCTCTAGTTTATCAAGTATCGACTCAATAATGACTCCAAGTCGAATGTCTGGAGGGGACTTGGATACAACCTGCAGTAGCACTCGTGCTAGCACTGAACCATCTGAGTATGTGCGTGGCTTAGATCCAAAAGCAAAACGCCTGTCATCAGGGAGGACAAATGTTATGGCAGAGCCAGAAGTTATTCATCCACAATTACCACTGTCAACAACTCCAAACTGGCCAAGGACTAGGTCAAAGTCGAGGGCCGATAAAGGATGGACAGGATTGACTGCTACACATGATCCTTCTCGATGTTCCTGGGGAAATGCCGCACCAAATGATAGAGAGGATATATCTTCAACATTATCTGATCCTGGTCCAATTTGGGATGCTGAACCAAAGTGGGATACTGAACCTAATTGGGATGTTGAAAATCCTATTGAATTGCCAGGGCCATCAGATGATATAGAAGCAGGAATGAAAAAGGAAGTCATTCCTAGGTTTGAGGATAAATGGGAATTTAGAAAGGGACAATTTCTTGGTATCATGGTTTGCAATCATGCTTGCAGAACTGTTCAGAGTTCTCAGGTGGTAGCACCGAGGGCTGAGCATGATGACAACACCATGGATATGCTCTTGGTTCATGGTAGTGGGCGACTGAGGCTACTGAGATTTTTCTTGCTATTGCAGATGGGTCGACATCTTTCTCTCCCATATGTTGAATATATTAAG GTAAAATCTGTGAAGATAAAAGCGGGGAAGCACACACACAATGGTTGTGGAATTGATGGTGAGCTCTTTCAACTTAATGGGCAGGTAATATCTTCTTTGCTGCCAGAGCAGTGCAGACTCATTGGCCGGTCCCCAAACCATCCCA
- the LOC7455507 gene encoding sphingoid long-chain bases kinase 1 isoform X2 — protein MPFIVVKIGLLPPPPPYRFQLIDMHQGKSGSFVSRNNPGINSNATTAPANNTNKSQRRLSLCSQIATHSSPIVFPEKQKRSKKLKAASSNSRSSTEAVADDPFPFNQPKIDEHRIDIGGGAAAGGDENSDLLGYAVLSGKLILDKRNTSSSSSYHTSTTKDQADVTNQQAVDAKLTSKALVWGSHMLHLEHVISVSYNVGLRHFTVHSYPIKKSSCGLSCFMKPKRTRRDYRFLAASVEEALQWVGGFADQQCFINCLPHPLASSKKQASSELLPTDPPPELLFKCKSPPKMLVILNPRSGRGRSTKVFHGIVEPIFKLAGFKLEVVKTTSAGHAKKLASTVDISTCPDGIICVGGDGIINEVLNGLLIRDNQKEGISIPIGIIPAGSDNSLIWTVLGVRDPISAAISIVKGGLTATDVFAVEWIQSGVIHFGMTVSYYGFVSDVLELSEKYQKRFGPLRYFVAGFLKFLCLPKYSYEVEYLPASREDRDGKQSAERDIVDMSDLYTDVMRRSNKDGIPRASSLSSIDSIMTPSRMSGGDLDTTCSSTRASTEPSEYVRGLDPKAKRLSSGRTNVMAEPEVIHPQLPLSTTPNWPRTRSKSRADKGWTGLTATHDPSRCSWGNAAPNDREDISSTLSDPGPIWDAEPKWDTEPNWDVENPIELPGPSDDIEAGMKKEVIPRFEDKWEFRKGQFLGIMVCNHACRTVQSSQVVAPRAEHDDNTMDMLLVHGSGRLRLLRFFLLLQMGRHLSLPYVEYIKVKSVKIKAGKHTHNGCGIDGELFQLNGQVISSLLPEQCRLIGRSPNHPM, from the exons ATGCCGTttattgttgtcaaaattggattgttaccaccaccaccaccgtaTCGCTTCCAGCTCAT AGACATGCACCAGGGTAAGAGTGGGAGTTTTGTGTCCAGGAATAATCCGGGTATTAATTCCAACGCTACTACTGCTCCTGCTAACAACACTAATAAATCTCAGAGGAGATTGAGCTTGTGCTCTCAAATAGCCACGCACTCTTCCCCAATTGTTTTCCCTGAGAAACAGAAACGCAGCAAGAAGCTCAAGGCTGCCTCTTCCAATTCCAGGAGTAGTACTGAGGCCGTTGCTGATGACCCGTTTCCATTCAACCAACCCAAGATTGATGAGCACAGAATAGACATAGGTGGAGGAGCAGCTGCAGGAGGAGATGAAAACTCCGATTTGTTAGGCTATGCTGTCTTATCTGGGAAACTCATTTTGGATAAAAGAAAcacctcttcctcttcctcctaTCATACCAGTACTACGAAAGATCAAGCTGACGTCACCAACCAACAAGCAGTTGATGCTAAGCTTACAAGCAAAGCTTTAGTTTGGGGTTCTCATATGCTCCATCTTGAGCATGTCATCTCG GTATCATACAATGTTGGTCTCAGACATTTTACAGTGCATTCTTATCCCATAAAAAAGAGCTCTTGTGGGCTGTCTTGCTTTATGAAGCCTAAAAGAACTCGCAGAGACTACCGTTTCTTGGCTGCTAGCGTGGAAGAGGCCCTTCAATGGGTTGGTGGATTTGCTGATCAGCAATGCTTTATTAATTGTTTGCCCCATCCCTTGGCTTCATCGAAGAAGCAAGCTTCTTCTGAGTTACTTCCCACTGACCCCCCGCCTGAACTGCTCTTCAAGTGCAAGAGCCCTCCCAAAATGCTGGTCATATTAAATCCACGCTCGGGGCGCGGTCGTTCAACTAAAGTTTTCCATGGAATTGTGGAACCAATATTTAAg CTAGCGGGGTTCAAATTGGAGGTAGTCAAAACAACGTCTGCTGGCCATGCTAAAAAGCTTGCTTCAACTGTTGATATCAGCACTTGTCCTGATG GAATTATATGCGTTGGTGGTGATGGAATAATTAATGAG GTTCTAAATGGTCTGCTTATTAGGGATAACCAGAAAGAAGGAATTTCGATACCAATTGGAATTATACCTGCTGGTTCAGATAATTCACTTATTTGGACTGTTCTAGGGGTTAGAGATCCAATTTCGGCTGCCATATCTATTGTgaag GGGGGTCTCACTGCTACAGATGTTTTTGCTGTCGAGTGGATACAGTCTGGTGTTATACACTTTGGAATGACAGTCTCATATTATGGCTTTGTCAGTGATG TGTTGGAACTTTCTGAGAAATATCAGAAACGCTTTGGTCCATTGCGATATTTTGTTGCTGGATTTCTCAAGTTCTTATGCTTGCCAAAGTACAGCTATGAAGTGGAATATCTTCCTGCATCAAGAGAGGACAGGGATGGAAAACAGTCAGCTGAGAGAGACATAGTTGACATGTCAGACTTGTACACTGATGTGATGAGGAGATCTAACAAAGATGGCATACCCAGAGCCTCTAGTTTATCAAGTATCGACTCAATAATGACTCCAAGTCGAATGTCTGGAGGGGACTTGGATACAACCTGCAGTAGCACTCGTGCTAGCACTGAACCATCTGAGTATGTGCGTGGCTTAGATCCAAAAGCAAAACGCCTGTCATCAGGGAGGACAAATGTTATGGCAGAGCCAGAAGTTATTCATCCACAATTACCACTGTCAACAACTCCAAACTGGCCAAGGACTAGGTCAAAGTCGAGGGCCGATAAAGGATGGACAGGATTGACTGCTACACATGATCCTTCTCGATGTTCCTGGGGAAATGCCGCACCAAATGATAGAGAGGATATATCTTCAACATTATCTGATCCTGGTCCAATTTGGGATGCTGAACCAAAGTGGGATACTGAACCTAATTGGGATGTTGAAAATCCTATTGAATTGCCAGGGCCATCAGATGATATAGAAGCAGGAATGAAAAAGGAAGTCATTCCTAGGTTTGAGGATAAATGGGAATTTAGAAAGGGACAATTTCTTGGTATCATGGTTTGCAATCATGCTTGCAGAACTGTTCAGAGTTCTCAGGTGGTAGCACCGAGGGCTGAGCATGATGACAACACCATGGATATGCTCTTGGTTCATGGTAGTGGGCGACTGAGGCTACTGAGATTTTTCTTGCTATTGCAGATGGGTCGACATCTTTCTCTCCCATATGTTGAATATATTAAG GTAAAATCTGTGAAGATAAAAGCGGGGAAGCACACACACAATGGTTGTGGAATTGATGGTGAGCTCTTTCAACTTAATGGGCAGGTAATATCTTCTTTGCTGCCAGAGCAGTGCAGACTCATTGGCCGGTCCCCAAACCATCCCA